From a region of the uncultured Draconibacterium sp. genome:
- a CDS encoding alpha-glucuronidase family glycosyl hydrolase produces MHIYLYLYRIVLLTGLLLGCSQTKSQNSYTGEDGYRTWLRYELVDNQQLLQAYKKQIQQVHLNTNSPTMQAVEEELLRGLTGLLGTKVENSLKLNSNGTLVLGTPENSPLLASLNFNEKLEQLGTEGFLIEEKNVEGHQCIVIAANTDLGVLYGTFHFLRMLQTQQNISDLELINEPQCKLRLANHWDNLDRSVERGYAGRSLWEWGTLPEYAHPRYTDYARISASVGINGVAINNVNADARFITSQFLEKIAMLADIFRPYGVKVYLAINYSSPVTLGGLKTADPLAPEVVNWWQKKTNEIYSRIPDFGGFLVKADSEGQPGPKTYGRNHAEGANMLANVIKPFGGIVVWRAFVYGERQADRVREAYDEFVPLDGKFADNVVLQIKNGPLDFMPREPFSPLFGALPQTNTMIEFQVTQEYLGNANHLLYKGRMFKELLDADTYAKGKGTTVAKVLSGEAYDYPISGMTAVVNPGTDRNWTRHPFVQSSWFAFGRLAWDYNSDAEQLAEQWIRQTFSNNEAVVETIKKIMLLSDEAGVNYREPLGLTHIGTGMHYGPAPWSNRSKRFHQADDYGIGFDRSENGSNAVEQYFPPLNEIYNDIDRVPEKYLLWFHHVSWNHQMKSGRTLWEELVHKYYDGVKAVRQMQQDWNSLEGRIDEQRFSHVKALLEIQEKDAVIWRNSCVLYFQTFSQKPIPAGLEKPEFDLDYYKQLEHRIYISE; encoded by the coding sequence AAAAAACAAATTCAACAAGTACATTTAAATACCAACTCGCCAACAATGCAAGCTGTTGAAGAGGAACTTTTGCGTGGATTAACGGGCTTGTTGGGGACAAAAGTTGAAAATAGCCTGAAACTAAATTCGAATGGAACGTTGGTCTTGGGAACTCCGGAAAATTCTCCGCTTCTCGCGTCATTAAATTTTAATGAAAAACTGGAGCAACTCGGTACTGAAGGTTTCTTAATTGAAGAAAAAAATGTTGAAGGGCACCAATGTATTGTTATAGCGGCAAATACCGATTTGGGAGTTTTGTACGGTACTTTTCATTTTCTTCGAATGCTTCAAACACAACAAAATATTAGTGATTTAGAACTAATTAACGAGCCTCAATGTAAGCTTCGTTTGGCAAATCACTGGGACAATCTGGATCGTTCTGTTGAACGGGGTTATGCAGGCCGTTCTTTATGGGAGTGGGGCACACTGCCCGAATATGCGCATCCGCGATATACGGATTATGCCCGGATTAGTGCATCGGTTGGAATTAATGGTGTTGCCATAAACAATGTGAATGCTGATGCCCGTTTTATCACCAGTCAGTTTTTGGAGAAAATTGCAATGCTGGCCGATATTTTCCGGCCTTATGGTGTAAAAGTTTATCTGGCCATAAATTATAGTTCGCCGGTGACATTGGGCGGGCTAAAAACGGCAGATCCCTTAGCTCCCGAAGTAGTAAACTGGTGGCAAAAAAAGACAAACGAAATTTATTCGCGAATTCCCGATTTTGGAGGTTTTTTAGTTAAAGCTGATTCTGAAGGGCAACCCGGCCCCAAAACGTACGGACGAAATCATGCTGAAGGTGCCAATATGCTCGCCAATGTAATTAAACCCTTCGGCGGAATTGTTGTTTGGCGCGCTTTTGTATACGGCGAACGACAAGCAGACCGGGTGCGTGAAGCTTACGATGAATTTGTTCCCCTTGATGGTAAGTTTGCCGATAATGTGGTGCTGCAAATAAAAAACGGTCCGCTTGATTTTATGCCACGTGAACCATTTTCGCCCCTCTTCGGAGCTTTGCCACAAACCAATACCATGATTGAATTCCAGGTAACACAGGAATACCTGGGAAATGCGAATCACTTGCTTTATAAAGGCCGCATGTTTAAAGAATTGTTAGATGCCGATACCTATGCAAAAGGAAAAGGAACTACGGTTGCCAAAGTGCTTTCCGGCGAAGCTTATGATTATCCAATAAGCGGGATGACAGCAGTGGTTAATCCGGGTACCGACCGAAACTGGACCCGCCATCCGTTTGTACAATCATCCTGGTTTGCTTTCGGGCGTCTGGCATGGGATTACAATTCAGATGCAGAACAACTGGCTGAACAGTGGATTCGTCAAACTTTCTCAAATAACGAGGCGGTCGTTGAAACCATAAAAAAGATCATGCTTTTATCGGATGAGGCAGGTGTAAATTATCGTGAGCCTTTGGGATTAACGCACATCGGCACCGGTATGCATTACGGGCCGGCGCCCTGGTCGAACCGCTCAAAACGTTTTCATCAGGCCGACGATTATGGAATTGGTTTCGATCGCTCGGAAAATGGATCAAATGCCGTAGAACAATATTTCCCACCTTTAAATGAAATTTATAATGATATTGATCGCGTTCCCGAGAAATACCTGCTTTGGTTTCATCATGTTTCATGGAATCATCAGATGAAATCGGGGCGTACATTATGGGAAGAGTTGGTGCATAAATATTACGACGGAGTTAAAGCCGTAAGACAAATGCAGCAAGATTGGAATTCGCTGGAAGGACGAATTGACGAGCAGCGTTTTTCGCATGTTAAAGCATTACTCGAGATTCAGGAAAAAGATGCGGTAATATGGCGTAATTCGTGTGTGCTGTATTTCCAAACCTTTTCTCAAAAACCAATTCCCGCGGGATTGGAAAAACCGGAATTTGACCTCGATTATTACAAACAGCTCGAACACCGAATTTATATCTCCGAATAA
- a CDS encoding glycosyl hydrolase 115 family protein produces MMGLINNSLTNSQLKLYGYFLLILSTLLSCTAQPNSFEINKDVKIYLHPDELGPVQQAANDLQRDLTAVLGEQPEIVSQLPDTGEVIIIASGDYFHGEKPSVEGWEAHQIYADNGRVVLNGADMRGTIYAIYSFSEEFLGINPLWFWASETPEMKESIEVDADFHKIFSSPAIKYRAWFPNDRDLIIPWQFRSEENYEAFFETMLRLKLNTLEGGIADYKSFEPPYPAGKEASTASKRGLMVTGHHMLVFGSGYNNWNRYWEKVRQQPAPQISIYDKKSLSEFWGFHIDLAQKNNLDPIWLVGFRGNRDIPFWEFFPNSPKDDPSRAKVIEEMVQIQIDLLKEKTKKKNPLMRLTLYNEMSRLVANGDFHIPDEDSLIHNFVAARRDHFPNKDLLTYSFNNELVGYYMNLQFNSSGSHLAQAEGPYKMEQNYRMVDSICGGNLIFSVVNAGNIREHVLTLSANAEMMWNFGDYNSDAFLKKFSCNYFGNQFGEEIAALYKDFFNSYWQQKKVDLPGFKRQYLFHDLRYARAAEMILKDMEAGKYRPNVLHGHKLDNPDKGSVGYFRVEPADNGVENQVEAMLKGTSASIEKLEKVTQKADEIYPELESGKQFFSDNLRGQAYLMLYLNRMLFHLNEAYKETSDMQKRRQFLQESIRDLQMAHQQLKNAENGKFTGWYAPERVFGMKKLENRMQKYMERLDSK; encoded by the coding sequence ATGATGGGTTTAATAAATAATTCTCTTACTAATAGCCAGCTAAAGTTGTATGGTTACTTTCTTTTAATACTGAGTACGTTGCTGTCGTGTACTGCACAGCCCAATAGTTTTGAAATCAATAAAGACGTAAAAATTTACCTTCACCCGGATGAGCTTGGCCCGGTGCAACAGGCGGCAAATGATCTACAGCGTGATTTAACAGCTGTTTTGGGAGAACAACCTGAAATAGTTAGCCAACTACCCGATACGGGCGAAGTAATTATTATCGCAAGTGGTGATTACTTTCATGGGGAAAAGCCTTCTGTAGAAGGTTGGGAAGCACATCAAATCTATGCCGATAACGGCCGGGTGGTGTTAAACGGAGCTGATATGCGGGGAACCATTTATGCAATCTACTCTTTTTCCGAAGAGTTTTTAGGAATAAATCCGCTTTGGTTTTGGGCCTCAGAAACTCCGGAAATGAAGGAAAGCATTGAAGTTGACGCTGATTTTCATAAAATTTTCTCATCTCCTGCTATTAAATACCGTGCATGGTTCCCTAACGACCGGGATTTGATAATTCCATGGCAATTCCGTTCGGAAGAAAATTATGAGGCTTTTTTTGAAACTATGTTGCGATTAAAACTCAATACACTTGAAGGAGGTATCGCCGATTATAAAAGTTTTGAACCACCTTATCCGGCAGGGAAAGAGGCTTCAACAGCCAGTAAACGCGGTTTGATGGTGACCGGGCATCACATGCTGGTGTTCGGATCGGGCTACAACAACTGGAACAGGTACTGGGAAAAGGTGAGGCAACAGCCTGCGCCGCAAATCAGTATTTACGATAAGAAAAGTTTGAGTGAATTCTGGGGCTTTCATATCGACCTTGCGCAAAAAAATAACCTGGATCCAATTTGGTTGGTCGGTTTCCGTGGAAACAGAGATATTCCTTTCTGGGAATTTTTCCCTAACTCGCCAAAAGATGATCCTTCGCGAGCCAAAGTTATTGAGGAGATGGTGCAAATTCAAATCGACCTGTTGAAGGAGAAAACTAAAAAGAAAAATCCTTTAATGCGTCTTACGCTTTACAACGAAATGTCGAGATTGGTGGCCAATGGCGATTTTCATATTCCTGATGAAGATTCACTCATACATAACTTTGTTGCTGCACGCCGTGATCATTTTCCGAATAAGGACTTACTGACCTATTCTTTTAATAACGAACTTGTTGGTTATTACATGAATCTACAGTTTAATTCAAGCGGCTCGCATTTAGCTCAGGCGGAGGGACCGTATAAAATGGAACAAAATTACCGAATGGTAGATAGTATTTGTGGCGGGAACCTGATTTTTTCGGTGGTTAACGCCGGCAATATCAGAGAGCATGTTTTAACACTTTCGGCCAATGCTGAAATGATGTGGAACTTTGGCGATTACAATTCGGATGCTTTCTTAAAAAAGTTTAGCTGCAACTATTTTGGAAATCAGTTTGGTGAAGAAATAGCGGCACTTTATAAGGATTTTTTCAATTCTTACTGGCAACAAAAAAAGGTTGATTTACCGGGCTTTAAAAGACAGTATTTGTTTCATGACCTTCGTTACGCCCGGGCGGCTGAAATGATTTTGAAAGATATGGAAGCAGGGAAGTATCGCCCGAATGTTTTGCACGGACATAAACTGGATAACCCTGATAAAGGAAGTGTTGGTTATTTTCGTGTAGAACCTGCTGATAATGGCGTTGAAAACCAGGTTGAAGCCATGTTGAAAGGGACTTCAGCAAGTATTGAAAAGCTGGAAAAGGTAACGCAAAAAGCGGACGAAATTTATCCGGAACTTGAGTCGGGGAAACAGTTTTTCAGCGATAACCTTCGGGGGCAAGCCTATTTGATGTTATATTTAAACAGAATGTTGTTTCATCTAAACGAGGCTTATAAAGAAACATCCGATATGCAAAAACGCCGGCAATTTTTGCAGGAAAGTATTCGTGACTTGCAAATGGCACACCAGCAACTAAAAAATGCAGAAAATGGTAAATTTACCGGATGGTATGCACCCGAACGGGTTTTTGGAATGAAAAAGCTGGAAAACCGGATGCAAAAGTACATGGAGAGACTGGATAGCAAATAG